From one Dermacentor silvarum isolate Dsil-2018 chromosome 3, BIME_Dsil_1.4, whole genome shotgun sequence genomic stretch:
- the LOC125944356 gene encoding uncharacterized protein LOC125944356, protein MSARHFASGDSADVRSPDTRLSTRGVVESHLTGWIPERDLREAGSSSGAQPKLSPVKRCCPGARPAKTARMQRNTTAVTATAAAMPHRRRSYEDNFVNRQSLELAQLSLAEERDEDEVEMASAEAAAPSREATAVFAGGAGDASAMPFASGEERAMAASVDATRAYLPRGTFGERWTPTWMYGPAVAPFGPACRDLLKP, encoded by the exons ATGTCCGCAAG GCATTTCGCTTCGGGAGACAGTGCCGACGTGCGTTCGCCAGACACTCGGCTGTCGACCAGGGGCGTCGTCGAGTCGCATCTCACCGGCTGGATCCCGGAGCGGGACCTGCGTGAGGCCGGCTCTTCCTCGGGCGCCCAGCCCAAGCTGAGCCCCGTCAAGAGGTGCTGCCCTGGTGCCAGGCCTGCCAAGACGGCTCGAATGCAGCGCAATACGACCGCGGTGACGGCGACCGCCGCAGCGATGCCCCACCGTCGCCGGTCGTACGAGGACAACTTCGTGAACCGGCAGAGCCTGGAGCTGGCCCAGTTAAGCCTAGCCGAGGAACGGGACGAAGACGAGGTCGAGATGGCGAGCGCGGAGGCCGCCGCCCCTTCGCGGGAGGCCACCGCCGTCTTCGCCGGAGGCGCCGGCGACGCGTCGGCGATGCCTTTCGCGTCTGGCGAAGAGCGCGCGATGGCGGCGAGCGTCGACGCAACGCGGGCCTACTTACCGAGG GGCACGTTCGGCGAGAGATGGACCCCGACGTGGATGTATGGGCCGGCCGTAGCACCGTTCGGCCCAGCGTGCCGAGATCTGCTCAAGCCGTAG